A genomic region of Synechococcus sp. NOUM97013 contains the following coding sequences:
- a CDS encoding DUF4079 domain-containing protein, with protein sequence MPATLSFGLNFVHPLMMWSLLAAGGYAMYLGIKAKKVRTGTAEQRKALLPGKFAQRHYLWGSALLAFMVFGTIGGMAVTYLNNGKLFVGPHLLVGLAMTAMIAGAAALSPLMQRGNLIARKAHVGLNMGLLTLFLWQAVSGMEILNRIWENR encoded by the coding sequence ATGCCTGCGACCCTGTCTTTTGGCCTCAACTTCGTTCATCCCTTGATGATGTGGTCGCTGCTCGCCGCAGGCGGTTACGCCATGTATCTGGGCATCAAGGCCAAAAAGGTCCGAACCGGCACGGCCGAACAACGCAAGGCGTTGCTGCCCGGAAAGTTTGCTCAGCGCCATTACCTCTGGGGCAGTGCCCTGCTTGCCTTCATGGTGTTCGGCACCATCGGCGGCATGGCCGTCACCTACCTCAATAACGGCAAGCTCTTTGTCGGCCCCCACCTGCTGGTGGGCCTGGCGATGACCGCCATGATCGCTGGCGCTGCTGCATTGTCCCCATTGATGCAACGCGGCAATCTGATTGCCCGCAAGGCTCACGTCGGACTGAATATGGGCCTGCTCACCTTGTTCCTCTGGCAGGCGGTCAGCGGTATGGAGATTCTCAACCGCATCTGGGAAAACCGCTGA
- a CDS encoding DUF1997 domain-containing protein, with product MLLLSRPSADTLRSRQDQDPQVRCYRSHFSDRMEMRADPQTVSAYLDQHEGWFRRCAAPMDVEAIDAQAYALTLGRFGNFGFEVEPTIGLRLLPRDNDQYAIETVALPDLDPSLAKLYDVDFQASLGLVNDQLDPSGLAQTWVSWTLDLTVWVALPRVITMLPDRLVQSSGDHLLRQIVRQISRRLTWKVQEDFHASHGLACPPRRRAAF from the coding sequence GTGCTGCTCTTGTCGAGACCATCAGCCGATACCCTGCGCTCTCGCCAGGACCAAGACCCCCAGGTGCGCTGCTACCGCAGTCACTTCAGTGACCGCATGGAAATGCGGGCTGATCCCCAGACGGTCTCGGCTTATCTCGATCAACACGAAGGCTGGTTTCGTCGTTGCGCCGCTCCCATGGACGTGGAAGCTATCGACGCCCAGGCCTATGCCCTCACCCTGGGACGTTTCGGCAACTTCGGATTCGAGGTGGAGCCGACCATCGGCTTGCGTCTGCTGCCCCGGGACAACGACCAATACGCCATCGAGACGGTAGCGCTGCCGGATCTTGATCCCAGCCTGGCCAAGTTGTACGACGTTGACTTCCAGGCCAGCCTTGGGTTGGTGAATGATCAGCTGGATCCCTCAGGCCTCGCGCAGACCTGGGTGAGCTGGACTCTGGATCTGACGGTCTGGGTGGCCTTGCCTCGCGTGATCACCATGCTTCCCGACCGTCTGGTCCAATCCAGCGGCGATCATCTGCTCCGCCAAATCGTGCGCCAGATTTCTCGTCGACTCACCTGGAAAGTCCAGGAAGACTTTCATGCCAGCCACGGGTTGGCATGTCCCCCCCGGCGTCGGGCCGCCTTCTGA
- a CDS encoding 4-hydroxy-3-methylbut-2-enyl diphosphate reductase: MDTHAFKRSLHHSDRYNRRGFGRAEEVAGSLEQAYQSGLIGSIRENGYKLSHGRLNVRLAEAFGFCWGVERAVAMAYETRKHYPSERLWITNEIIHNPSVNDHLREMNVQFIPVEDGVKDFSGVTNGDVVILPAFGATVQEMQLLNERGCHIVDTTCPWVSKVWNTVEKHKKHTFTSIIHGKVKHEETLATSSFAGTYLVVLDLEEAQIVADYILGKGERSSFMARFSKACSPGFDPDRDLERLGVANQTTMLKRETEEIGRLFERTMLSKFGPTQLNEHFLAFNTICDATQERQDAMFSLVDEPLDLMVVIGGYNSSNTTHLQEIAISRGIRSFHIDTPERISEDNSIEHKPLGEDLTRDHNFLPSGPINVGITSGASTPDRVVEHVIQRLIALSDEN, translated from the coding sequence ATGGATACCCACGCCTTCAAGCGCTCCTTGCATCACTCCGACCGTTACAACCGACGCGGGTTCGGACGGGCCGAGGAAGTGGCGGGAAGCCTTGAGCAGGCCTATCAGAGCGGTCTGATCGGATCCATCCGCGAAAACGGCTACAAGCTCAGCCATGGCCGCCTGAATGTGCGCCTAGCCGAAGCCTTCGGCTTCTGCTGGGGCGTGGAACGAGCCGTCGCCATGGCGTACGAAACCCGCAAGCACTACCCCAGCGAGCGCCTGTGGATCACCAATGAGATCATCCACAACCCTTCGGTGAACGATCACCTGCGCGAGATGAACGTGCAGTTCATCCCAGTTGAGGATGGCGTCAAGGATTTTTCTGGCGTCACCAACGGCGATGTGGTGATTCTTCCCGCCTTCGGCGCCACGGTGCAGGAGATGCAGCTGCTCAACGAACGGGGCTGCCACATCGTGGATACCACCTGTCCTTGGGTGTCGAAGGTGTGGAACACCGTCGAGAAACACAAGAAGCACACGTTCACCTCGATCATTCACGGCAAGGTGAAGCATGAGGAGACACTGGCCACCAGTTCGTTCGCCGGGACTTACCTCGTGGTTCTTGATCTGGAGGAAGCCCAGATTGTTGCCGACTACATCCTTGGCAAAGGCGAGCGCTCCAGCTTCATGGCCCGCTTCTCCAAGGCCTGCTCACCTGGGTTTGACCCCGACCGCGATCTGGAACGCCTGGGAGTGGCCAATCAGACCACGATGCTCAAACGTGAAACCGAGGAAATCGGCAGGCTGTTCGAGCGAACGATGCTCAGCAAGTTCGGCCCGACTCAGCTAAACGAACACTTTCTGGCCTTCAACACCATCTGCGATGCGACCCAGGAGCGCCAGGACGCCATGTTCTCGCTCGTGGATGAACCCTTGGACCTGATGGTCGTGATCGGCGGCTACAACTCCTCCAACACCACCCACTTGCAGGAAATCGCGATCAGTCGCGGCATTCGCTCCTTCCACATCGACACGCCGGAACGGATCAGCGAAGACAACAGCATTGAGCACAAACCACTGGGCGAGGACCTGACCCGCGACCACAACTTCTTACCCAGTGGCCCCATCAACGTGGGCATCACCTCGGGTGCATCCACACCCGATCGCGTGGTGGAACACGTGATCCAACGCTTGATTGCGCTCAGCGATGAGAACTGA
- a CDS encoding ammonium transporter gives MTTALHTPSRRSKSRLQEVSLLNGPMLLLRSIRGFRTNRSLTWLACVPVALVGLGLFNLSAHAADLPDLNAAFLANNLWLLVATILVIFMNAGFAMVEAGMCRQKNAVNILAKNLFVFALAVTAYWFIGFSLMYGSAFWDGILYYGKGGALGLFFDPTVTPEMVTDGSLVPSVDFLFQAAFAGTAATIVSGLVAERVKFGEFVIFALVLTAFIYPISGSWQWNGDGWLAKLGFIDFAGSSIVHSVGAWAGLVGAMLLGPRIGKYVNGRTQAIPGHNMAIATLGALILWIGWYGFNPGSVLGMDETVAYVAVTTTLAAAGGAIGATIVSTITSGKPDLTMIINGILAGLVSITAGCGNMTMVGAWVAGLIGGIIVVFAVAALDNAGIDDPVGAFSVHGVCGVWGTLVVGLWGVDGATGIGLFNGGGISQLGIQAVGCAAYAIWTLVTCWIAWSIIGALFGGIRVTEEEEINGLDIGEHGMEAYPDFASAGN, from the coding sequence ATGACAACTGCTCTGCATACGCCTTCCAGGCGGAGCAAGTCGCGGCTTCAGGAGGTCAGCCTCCTGAATGGACCGATGCTTCTCCTGAGAAGCATTCGCGGCTTCCGCACGAACCGCTCGCTCACCTGGCTCGCTTGCGTGCCTGTGGCCCTCGTGGGTCTGGGCCTCTTCAACCTGTCGGCCCACGCTGCTGATCTCCCCGATCTGAACGCAGCGTTTCTCGCCAACAATCTCTGGTTGCTGGTGGCAACCATTCTGGTGATCTTCATGAACGCCGGCTTCGCCATGGTGGAAGCCGGGATGTGTCGCCAGAAAAATGCAGTCAACATCCTTGCCAAGAACCTCTTCGTCTTCGCTCTGGCGGTGACTGCCTACTGGTTCATCGGCTTCTCGCTGATGTATGGCAGCGCCTTCTGGGACGGCATCCTTTACTACGGCAAAGGTGGCGCTTTGGGACTGTTCTTTGATCCCACGGTGACTCCCGAGATGGTCACGGATGGAAGCCTCGTTCCTTCCGTTGATTTCCTTTTCCAGGCTGCTTTCGCAGGAACGGCCGCAACCATCGTTTCCGGACTTGTTGCTGAGCGCGTCAAGTTCGGTGAGTTTGTGATCTTCGCGCTGGTCCTCACCGCCTTCATCTATCCGATTTCCGGCTCATGGCAGTGGAACGGCGATGGCTGGCTGGCGAAACTTGGTTTCATCGATTTCGCTGGTTCCTCCATCGTTCACTCCGTGGGTGCCTGGGCTGGCCTGGTTGGCGCCATGCTGCTCGGACCCCGCATCGGTAAATACGTGAATGGCCGCACCCAAGCCATTCCTGGCCACAACATGGCCATCGCCACACTGGGTGCCTTGATCCTCTGGATCGGCTGGTACGGCTTCAACCCGGGCTCTGTGCTTGGGATGGATGAAACGGTTGCTTATGTGGCCGTGACAACCACCCTTGCCGCAGCTGGTGGAGCCATTGGCGCCACAATCGTATCCACTATCACGTCTGGCAAGCCTGACCTCACCATGATCATCAACGGCATCCTTGCCGGTCTGGTGAGCATCACCGCAGGTTGCGGAAACATGACCATGGTTGGTGCCTGGGTGGCTGGCCTGATCGGCGGCATCATCGTGGTGTTCGCGGTCGCAGCCCTCGACAACGCAGGCATCGATGACCCTGTCGGCGCCTTCTCCGTTCACGGCGTGTGCGGCGTCTGGGGCACCCTGGTGGTTGGCCTCTGGGGCGTTGACGGTGCAACCGGCATTGGCCTGTTCAACGGCGGCGGCATCTCTCAGCTGGGCATCCAAGCTGTTGGCTGCGCGGCTTATGCCATCTGGACGCTGGTCACCTGCTGGATCGCATGGAGCATCATCGGTGCTCTGTTCGGCGGCATCCGTGTTACCGAAGAAGAAGAGATCAACGGTCTCGACATCGGCGAGCACGGAATGGAGGCTTATCCCGATTTCGCCTCTGCCGGCAACTGA
- the sfsA gene encoding DNA/RNA nuclease SfsA: protein MTVTPLLAFEPLTEGVLIKRYKRFLADVELEDGTVVTAHCANTGPMTGVLHPGGRVRMRYAPSPKRKLAWTWEQAEVPGADGTPCWVGINTALPNRLIRATIEAGCLEQQLGAIAGIRAEVAYGENRRSRIDLLLTPDASAEDQRPIYLEVKNTTWSDGPLALFPDTVTERGQKHLQELMHVLPEARGVLVPCLSRPDVTGFAPGDIADPRYGELFREAMACGVEVLPCCFRFEADRVLWEGTRDVCLPKPLNK from the coding sequence ATGACCGTCACCCCGCTGCTCGCATTCGAACCCTTGACGGAGGGCGTCCTGATCAAGCGCTACAAACGCTTTCTGGCAGACGTTGAACTCGAGGACGGGACCGTTGTGACGGCCCACTGCGCTAACACCGGTCCCATGACCGGAGTGCTGCATCCCGGTGGCAGGGTGCGGATGCGCTACGCCCCCTCCCCCAAGCGCAAGCTGGCCTGGACCTGGGAGCAGGCGGAAGTTCCCGGTGCCGACGGGACGCCTTGCTGGGTGGGCATCAACACCGCACTACCCAACCGTTTGATCCGGGCAACGATCGAAGCCGGCTGCCTGGAGCAGCAGCTGGGTGCGATTGCTGGAATCCGGGCTGAGGTGGCCTACGGCGAGAACCGCCGCAGTCGCATCGACCTGTTGCTCACTCCGGATGCCAGCGCCGAAGATCAGCGTCCGATCTATCTCGAGGTCAAAAACACCACCTGGAGCGACGGCCCATTGGCCCTCTTCCCTGACACCGTCACAGAGCGCGGTCAGAAACACCTGCAGGAACTGATGCATGTGCTGCCAGAGGCTCGCGGCGTGCTGGTGCCTTGCCTGAGCCGACCGGATGTGACGGGTTTTGCTCCAGGCGACATCGCCGACCCGCGCTATGGGGAGCTCTTCCGCGAAGCCATGGCCTGCGGCGTTGAAGTGCTCCCGTGTTGTTTTCGCTTTGAAGCCGATCGCGTGCTTTGGGAAGGGACGAGGGATGTGTGCCTTCCAAAACCGCTTAACAAGTGA
- the murJ gene encoding murein biosynthesis integral membrane protein MurJ, translating to MARSLKRIALVVTYGTLLSKGGGLIRQLVIAAAFGVGAAYDAYNYAYVLPGFLLILLGGINGPFHSAMVSVLSRRPRDEGAHILAALNTTVSALLLAVTAVLVLAAEPLITLVGPGLSPELHGIAVAQLQVMAPMALLAGLIGLGFGSLNAADEFWIPAISPLMSSLALIVGVGLLWWQLGASIAEPIHALWGGVVLALATLVGALLQWLLQLPALARQGLARLRLVWDWRHPGVREVWRVMGPATLSSGMLQINVFTDLFFASGIFGAAAGLGYANLLVQTPLGLISNALLVPLLPTFSRLTALEDRPQLIARIRQGVMLSTASMLPLGALFLALAAPIVALVYERGAFDQQAVQLVTGLLMAYGIGMPAYLGRDVLVRVFYALGDATTPFRLSVAGIGLNVLFDWALVGGPTPWGSQLPINFGAPGLVLATVLINLLTCVVLLLALQARLGGLPLREWGLDTIKLILAAVGAGLFAWGLSVGLAWPEHLIGRGLQVALPGSLGLLLFMVFGQALGVPEVNQISGGLRGRLIRR from the coding sequence ATGGCGAGATCCCTTAAGCGCATTGCCCTGGTGGTCACCTATGGCACCCTCCTGAGCAAAGGAGGTGGGTTGATTCGCCAACTGGTAATCGCTGCCGCCTTCGGCGTTGGTGCGGCCTATGACGCCTACAACTACGCATACGTGCTGCCTGGCTTTCTGCTGATCCTGCTTGGAGGGATCAATGGGCCGTTCCACAGCGCCATGGTCAGCGTGTTGAGCCGTCGCCCCCGCGACGAGGGAGCCCACATCCTCGCGGCGCTCAACACCACGGTGAGTGCCCTTTTGCTCGCGGTGACGGCGGTTCTGGTGCTGGCGGCAGAACCATTGATCACGCTTGTGGGGCCGGGACTGTCTCCTGAACTGCATGGGATTGCCGTCGCGCAGTTGCAGGTGATGGCTCCGATGGCCTTGCTGGCTGGCTTGATCGGCCTCGGTTTCGGGTCCTTGAACGCGGCGGATGAATTTTGGATTCCTGCCATCTCTCCGCTGATGTCGAGCCTGGCTCTGATCGTTGGGGTGGGTCTGCTCTGGTGGCAACTGGGTGCCTCGATCGCTGAACCCATCCATGCGCTTTGGGGTGGCGTGGTGCTGGCGTTGGCCACGCTTGTGGGGGCCCTGTTGCAATGGTTGCTCCAGCTGCCGGCGCTGGCGCGCCAGGGTTTGGCGCGTCTGCGCCTGGTGTGGGACTGGCGTCATCCCGGGGTTCGCGAGGTCTGGCGCGTGATGGGTCCGGCAACGCTCTCGTCGGGGATGCTTCAGATCAACGTGTTCACGGACCTGTTTTTTGCGTCGGGAATCTTCGGTGCAGCCGCCGGACTCGGCTACGCGAATCTCCTGGTCCAGACCCCTCTGGGTCTGATCTCCAATGCCTTGCTGGTGCCGCTACTGCCGACTTTTTCTCGCCTGACGGCTCTGGAAGATCGTCCTCAGCTGATCGCCAGAATTCGTCAGGGGGTGATGTTGTCAACGGCCTCCATGCTGCCGCTCGGCGCGTTGTTTCTGGCCCTGGCGGCGCCGATCGTGGCGCTCGTCTATGAGCGTGGTGCCTTTGATCAGCAGGCGGTGCAGCTGGTCACTGGGTTGCTGATGGCCTACGGCATCGGCATGCCGGCCTATCTGGGCCGGGATGTGCTGGTGCGGGTGTTCTATGCCCTCGGTGATGCGACAACGCCCTTCCGTCTTTCCGTGGCGGGCATTGGTCTGAATGTGCTTTTTGACTGGGCTCTGGTGGGTGGCCCCACGCCCTGGGGATCGCAGTTGCCGATCAATTTCGGCGCGCCCGGTCTCGTGTTGGCCACCGTTCTGATCAATCTGCTCACCTGTGTGGTGCTGTTGCTGGCGCTTCAGGCACGTCTCGGTGGGCTGCCGCTGAGGGAATGGGGCTTGGACACCATCAAGCTGATCCTGGCTGCGGTCGGCGCAGGTCTCTTCGCCTGGGGCCTCAGTGTTGGCCTCGCTTGGCCGGAGCATCTGATCGGACGTGGTCTCCAGGTGGCGCTTCCCGGGAGCCTGGGGCTGCTGCTCTTTATGGTTTTTGGTCAGGCTCTGGGCGTGCCGGAAGTGAACCAGATCAGTGGTGGCCTGCGGGGCAGGCTTATCCGTCGGTGA
- a CDS encoding cytochrome-c oxidase, protein MLIIEVTNAREVVRQRIGRLGERLIGKVVDPEAQVEKALIQEIDTAFREFGIEARILSVEGPQVIGRQHLELPIQVREERAVRLTDG, encoded by the coding sequence GTGCTCATCATCGAGGTCACCAACGCCAGAGAGGTGGTGCGCCAGAGAATTGGTCGGCTGGGCGAACGGCTGATTGGCAAGGTTGTCGATCCCGAAGCGCAGGTTGAAAAAGCCTTGATCCAGGAGATCGATACGGCCTTCCGCGAATTCGGCATCGAGGCGCGGATTCTCTCGGTGGAAGGACCACAGGTAATCGGACGCCAACACCTCGAGCTACCCATCCAAGTGCGCGAGGAGCGCGCGGTGCGGCTCACCGACGGATAA
- a CDS encoding DUF3181 family protein codes for MTLDAADLQDLTAALGDRLYLQVAGWHLYLRDAGLAETLAIECSALLDQGPAICARRALEAVQVPIGGGSSRLPLARLLPSSQLCELEQILEDHCR; via the coding sequence ATGACCCTGGACGCTGCTGATCTGCAGGACCTCACCGCTGCACTGGGCGACCGTCTGTATCTGCAGGTGGCGGGCTGGCATCTGTATCTCAGGGACGCTGGCCTGGCCGAAACGCTTGCCATTGAATGCAGCGCTCTTCTCGACCAGGGCCCCGCCATTTGTGCTCGGCGTGCCCTCGAAGCCGTGCAGGTTCCGATTGGAGGCGGCAGCAGCCGTCTACCCCTGGCACGCCTGTTGCCGTCCTCTCAACTTTGCGAACTCGAGCAGATTCTTGAGGACCACTGCCGATAA
- the glyA gene encoding serine hydroxymethyltransferase: MTDFASAPINASLAAMDPAIAGLIDQEQKRQETHLELIASENFASRAVMEAQGSVLTNKYAEGLPSKRYYGGCEHVDAIEELAIDRAKELFGAAWANVQPHSGAQANFAVFLALLQPGDTIMGLDLSHGGHLTHGSPVNVSGKWFNVVQYGVDKHSQRLDMEAIRQLALEHKPKLIVCGYSAYPRIIDFAAFRAIADEVGAYLLADMAHIAGLVAAGVHPSPVPHCDVVTTTTHKTLRGPRGGLILCRDAEFAKKFDKAVFPGSQGGPLEHVIAAKAVAFGEALQPAFKQYSQQVVANASALAERLVARGIDVVSGGTDNHVVLLDLRGIGMTGKVADLLVSDVHITANKNTVPFDPESPFVTSGLRLGTAALTTRGFDVEAFREVADVIADRLLNPEDDSIQARCLERVASLCSRFPLYATAAEPALV; the protein is encoded by the coding sequence ATGACGGATTTCGCTTCGGCCCCGATCAATGCATCCTTGGCCGCCATGGATCCGGCCATCGCTGGCCTGATCGATCAGGAGCAGAAGCGGCAGGAGACCCACCTCGAACTGATCGCCTCTGAGAATTTCGCGTCCCGCGCTGTGATGGAAGCGCAGGGTTCCGTGCTCACCAACAAGTACGCCGAAGGTCTCCCCAGCAAGCGCTACTACGGCGGTTGTGAGCACGTCGATGCCATCGAAGAACTGGCGATCGATCGAGCGAAAGAGCTGTTTGGTGCTGCCTGGGCGAATGTGCAGCCCCACAGTGGTGCGCAAGCCAATTTCGCGGTCTTTCTGGCTCTGCTGCAGCCTGGCGACACGATCATGGGACTCGATCTCTCCCATGGCGGACACCTCACCCATGGCTCGCCGGTCAATGTCAGCGGCAAGTGGTTCAACGTTGTCCAGTACGGCGTCGACAAGCACTCCCAGCGCCTCGACATGGAGGCCATCCGTCAGCTGGCGTTGGAGCACAAGCCAAAGCTGATCGTCTGCGGCTACTCCGCCTATCCCCGCATCATCGATTTCGCCGCCTTCCGTGCCATCGCTGACGAGGTCGGTGCCTACCTGCTGGCCGATATGGCCCACATCGCTGGTCTCGTGGCAGCTGGTGTGCATCCCAGCCCCGTGCCCCACTGCGATGTGGTCACGACCACCACGCACAAAACCCTTCGGGGGCCTCGCGGAGGTCTGATTCTCTGCCGTGATGCCGAGTTCGCCAAAAAGTTCGACAAGGCCGTGTTCCCCGGAAGCCAGGGCGGTCCTCTTGAGCATGTAATTGCGGCAAAAGCCGTTGCCTTCGGTGAGGCTCTGCAGCCGGCGTTCAAGCAGTACAGCCAGCAGGTGGTCGCCAATGCCTCAGCGCTTGCGGAACGTCTGGTGGCCCGCGGCATCGATGTGGTGAGCGGTGGCACCGACAACCACGTGGTGCTGCTCGACCTGCGCGGCATCGGCATGACTGGCAAGGTCGCCGACCTCCTGGTCAGTGATGTGCACATCACGGCCAACAAGAACACTGTGCCCTTTGATCCCGAATCCCCCTTCGTGACCAGCGGTCTGCGCCTCGGTACCGCCGCGTTGACCACGCGCGGTTTTGATGTCGAGGCCTTCCGCGAGGTGGCCGATGTGATCGCTGATCGTTTGCTCAATCCCGAGGATGATTCGATTCAGGCCCGTTGCTTGGAGCGAGTGGCAAGCCTCTGCAGCCGTTTTCCTCTGTACGCCACGGCTGCAGAGCCGGCGCTTGTCTGA
- a CDS encoding MraY family glycosyltransferase, producing MTLASTPLAVAIGIFVVSALITTVIAPVVRRLGLLHGFTDTPDPRKQHSVPMVRLGGVAMVLGFCLALGLTWLVGGFGLLSPARDQLIWTTLAGSLCFFVIGLADDLFSLSPWPRLAGQVAVAVVVWSQGVQIGAIDLPWLSSSAEALVLPDMISLLATVIWLVGITNAINWLDGLDGLAAGVAGIAAIGLVSVSFSLHQVAAAFLAAALAGSCFGFLRHNFNPARIFMGDGGSYFLGFSLAAISIVGPAKGLTTVSLLLPLLILSLPLADMSAVIMGRLRSGRSPFYPDRRHLHHRLLRAGFSHRRTVLLIYVFTQWLAAIAMVVANVEMRFLWLGLATAILVGTVVVIQRQRGDALESEAVLTSSDSSVPEDCPQSCCSDPHG from the coding sequence GTGACTCTCGCGAGCACTCCTCTCGCAGTCGCCATCGGGATCTTCGTCGTTTCGGCGTTGATCACCACGGTGATTGCGCCGGTGGTGCGGCGGCTGGGGTTGCTGCATGGATTCACCGACACGCCTGATCCGCGCAAGCAGCACAGCGTTCCCATGGTGCGTTTGGGTGGAGTGGCCATGGTGTTGGGCTTTTGTTTGGCCCTGGGGTTGACCTGGCTGGTCGGTGGATTCGGACTGCTCTCCCCAGCCCGCGATCAATTGATCTGGACCACGCTCGCGGGTTCGCTCTGCTTCTTCGTGATCGGTCTGGCTGACGACCTCTTTTCGCTCTCGCCCTGGCCGCGGCTTGCAGGTCAAGTGGCTGTTGCTGTGGTGGTCTGGTCGCAGGGGGTGCAGATCGGTGCGATCGATCTCCCCTGGTTGTCCAGCAGCGCAGAGGCGTTGGTGCTGCCCGACATGATCAGCCTCTTGGCCACGGTGATCTGGCTGGTTGGAATCACCAATGCCATCAACTGGTTGGATGGGCTGGATGGTCTTGCCGCCGGAGTGGCGGGCATTGCGGCCATCGGTCTCGTGTCGGTGAGCTTCTCTTTGCATCAGGTCGCTGCAGCGTTTCTCGCTGCAGCGCTCGCCGGATCCTGCTTCGGCTTTCTCCGGCACAACTTCAATCCCGCCCGCATTTTCATGGGCGACGGGGGGTCTTATTTCCTTGGTTTCAGCTTGGCTGCCATCAGCATCGTGGGCCCCGCCAAGGGGCTGACCACCGTCAGCCTGCTGCTGCCGCTGCTGATTCTCTCTCTGCCCTTGGCTGACATGTCGGCCGTGATCATGGGGCGGCTCCGCTCAGGACGATCTCCCTTCTATCCCGATCGCCGCCATCTGCATCACCGGCTGCTCAGGGCCGGATTCAGTCATCGCCGAACCGTGCTGCTCATTTACGTGTTCACCCAGTGGCTCGCAGCCATCGCGATGGTGGTGGCCAATGTGGAGATGCGTTTTCTCTGGCTCGGTCTTGCCACAGCGATTCTGGTCGGCACCGTCGTGGTGATTCAGCGTCAACGGGGCGACGCGCTCGAGTCTGAAGCTGTGCTCACTTCGAGTGATTCGTCAGTTCCGGAGGATTGTCCCCAGTCCTGCTGTTCCGACCCCCATGGTTGA
- a CDS encoding competence/damage-inducible protein A, whose amino-acid sequence MVERSQPFGVEILCVGTELLLGNILNGNARWLAEELSALGLPHYRQTVIGDNRERLIAQIQEIAGRSRVLITTGGLGPTPDDLTTEAIAAAFSTPLEERPEVWADITAKSRSRGREPSVETRRQALLPQGAAVLPNPTGTAPGMIWSPVEGFTLLTFPGVPSEMRAMWQQTAAPWFRQSGLSTGAYVSRMLRFWGIGESALAAQVGDLLDQSNPTVAPYAGRGEVKLRITAQAASEAEAQRLVMATEDDLRQRTGQLCFGVDDQSLASIVLAQLRRRGQTLAVAESCTGGGLGAELTAVPGSSDVLLGGVIAYSNAIKNKVLGVPEALLEQFGAVSDPVAEAMAEGVRRLTDSDWSLAITGIAGPGGGTESKPVGLVHLAVAGPDGCESHPIRLGSSRGRDWIRMVSAGEVLNRLRLRLIASNS is encoded by the coding sequence ATGGTTGAGAGATCTCAGCCCTTCGGTGTGGAAATCCTCTGCGTCGGCACGGAGCTGCTGCTGGGCAACATCCTTAATGGCAATGCCCGCTGGCTGGCAGAAGAGCTTTCGGCCTTGGGGCTACCGCATTACCGGCAGACCGTGATCGGCGACAACCGTGAACGGTTGATCGCCCAGATTCAAGAGATTGCAGGACGCTCGCGGGTGTTGATCACCACCGGTGGGTTGGGCCCCACTCCCGATGACCTCACTACCGAAGCGATTGCCGCTGCGTTTTCAACGCCCCTTGAGGAGCGGCCGGAGGTCTGGGCTGACATCACGGCGAAGTCACGCAGTCGTGGTCGGGAGCCCAGCGTTGAGACCCGTCGTCAGGCCTTGCTGCCTCAAGGCGCAGCAGTGCTGCCCAACCCCACCGGGACTGCTCCGGGAATGATCTGGTCACCTGTGGAAGGGTTCACGCTGCTGACCTTCCCTGGTGTTCCGAGTGAGATGCGGGCGATGTGGCAACAGACGGCTGCACCCTGGTTTCGTCAGTCTGGTCTGTCCACTGGTGCTTACGTCAGCCGCATGCTGCGGTTCTGGGGGATCGGCGAATCGGCGCTGGCTGCGCAGGTTGGCGATCTGCTCGATCAGTCCAATCCAACGGTGGCACCGTATGCAGGCCGCGGAGAGGTGAAACTGCGAATCACGGCGCAGGCCGCGTCCGAGGCCGAGGCGCAGCGTTTGGTGATGGCCACGGAAGACGATCTGCGCCAGCGCACCGGCCAGCTCTGTTTCGGGGTCGATGATCAATCGCTGGCCAGCATTGTGCTTGCGCAACTGCGTCGACGCGGTCAGACCCTGGCAGTGGCTGAGTCCTGCACCGGAGGGGGGCTGGGCGCCGAGCTCACCGCTGTGCCTGGATCGTCGGACGTCCTTCTCGGCGGGGTGATTGCCTACTCCAATGCCATCAAGAACAAGGTGCTCGGTGTGCCGGAAGCTCTGCTTGAGCAGTTCGGTGCCGTCAGCGATCCTGTCGCTGAGGCGATGGCGGAGGGCGTCCGTCGCCTCACAGACAGTGACTGGTCTCTGGCCATTACGGGGATTGCGGGGCCAGGTGGTGGCACCGAGTCCAAACCGGTGGGTTTGGTGCATCTCGCTGTTGCTGGCCCCGATGGATGTGAGAGTCATCCCATCAGACTCGGCTCCAGCCGCGGTCGTGACTGGATCCGCATGGTCAGTGCCGGTGAGGTGCTCAACCGCCTGCGGCTGCGGCTGATCGCATCGAATTCCTGA